One part of the Eubalaena glacialis isolate mEubGla1 chromosome 19, mEubGla1.1.hap2.+ XY, whole genome shotgun sequence genome encodes these proteins:
- the EVI2A gene encoding protein EVI2A, with product MEHTGHYLHLAFLMTTVFSLSPGTKANYAHLWANNTTVLDPDIQNKTGRSQNENINTNPTTPEVDKKVISTKMPEIATSSHIASLTPKSELELYVSSVVRNSSPTVHSIENTSKSHSEIFKKGVCEENNNKMAMLVCLIIIVVLFLICTILFLSTVVLANKVSSLRRSKQVGKRQPRSNGDFLASSGLWPAESDTWKRAKQLTGPSLMMQSTGVLTAMRERKDEEGTEKLTN from the coding sequence ATGGAACACACAGGACATTACCTGCATCTTGCCTTTCTGATGACAACagttttttctttgtctcctgGAACAAAAGCAAACTATGCCCATCTGTGGGCTAATAATACTACCGTCTTGGATCCAGATATTCAAAATAAGACGGGCAGAAgccaaaatgaaaacattaacacAAACCCTACAACTCCTGAAGTAGATAAAAAAGTTATTTCTACAAAAATGCCTGAAATAGCAACATCATCTCACATCGCGTCTTTAACTCCTAAATCTGAACTGGAGCTTTATGTATCTTCCGTCGTCAGGAACAGTTCTCCAACAGTACATAGCATTGAAAACACAAGCAAAAGTCACAGTGAAATTTTCAAAAAAGGTGTCTGtgaggaaaacaacaacaaaatggctATGCTAGTTTGCTTAATTATAATTGTGGTGCTTTTTCTTATCtgtacaattttatttctatcaacTGTGGTTCTGGCAAACAAAGTCTCATCTCTCAGACGATCAAAACAAGTAGGCAAGCGTCAGCCTAGAAGCAATGGCGATTTTCTGGCAAGCAGTGGTCTATGGCCTGCTGAATCAGACACTTGGAAAAGAGCAAAACAGCTCACAGGGCCTAGCCTAATGATGCAATCTACTGGAGTGCTCACAGCtatgagggaaagaaaagatgaagaagGAACTGAAAAACTCACCAACTAA